A stretch of Leucobacter aridicollis DNA encodes these proteins:
- the nhaA gene encoding Na+/H+ antiporter NhaA produces MANPTPETPISHDPSARSQRRQRRRLFAYLSRREIVRINRLLRREFVGGLIIMIAALVGFIAANSPIADWFLGLREFKIGPEALGLHMSVSHWASDGLLAIFFFMVGLELKREFVEGDLRSPRTAIVPVAAAFGGVAFPAAIYLAVNAGTDTAHGWAIPTATDIAFAVAVLGLIAPRINPALRMFLLTLAVVDDFIAIAIIAVFYTDDVNLMPLLIAVAPALAFALLMRWKGEWFAQSKWGAWLILLPLGIVTWALFYNSGIHATIAGVVLAFLVPVRGKAGGEVAETLNSRFHPLSAFIAVPIFALFAAGVSLGGASRFPFDPIAIGIMLGLVIGKPLGITLTTWLLTRFTRATLGSSVRWREVIGVGALAGVGFTVAMLVSELSFTNESDIDTGRLSVMVASLLAVAVAAAVLMPGQRKRADQPITQANLVVD; encoded by the coding sequence ATGGCGAATCCCACCCCTGAAACACCAATCTCTCACGATCCGTCCGCACGGAGTCAGCGCCGCCAACGCAGGCGGCTATTCGCGTACCTGAGCAGGCGCGAGATCGTCAGGATCAATCGTCTGCTGCGCCGGGAGTTCGTCGGCGGCCTCATCATCATGATCGCGGCGCTCGTCGGCTTCATCGCCGCGAACAGCCCGATCGCCGACTGGTTCCTCGGGCTTCGCGAGTTCAAGATTGGCCCCGAGGCGCTCGGACTGCACATGAGCGTGAGCCATTGGGCCTCCGACGGCCTGCTCGCGATCTTCTTCTTCATGGTCGGGCTCGAGCTCAAGCGCGAGTTCGTCGAGGGCGATCTGAGGTCGCCACGCACCGCCATCGTGCCCGTCGCCGCGGCCTTCGGCGGCGTCGCCTTCCCTGCCGCGATCTACCTCGCCGTCAATGCTGGCACCGACACGGCGCACGGCTGGGCGATCCCGACCGCGACGGACATCGCCTTCGCGGTTGCCGTGCTCGGCCTGATCGCGCCCCGCATTAACCCGGCGCTTCGCATGTTCCTGCTGACGCTCGCGGTCGTCGACGACTTCATCGCCATCGCGATCATCGCAGTCTTCTACACCGACGACGTGAACCTCATGCCGCTCCTCATCGCTGTTGCCCCCGCGCTCGCGTTCGCGCTGCTCATGCGGTGGAAGGGCGAGTGGTTCGCGCAGTCGAAGTGGGGGGCCTGGCTGATCCTGCTGCCGCTCGGCATCGTCACCTGGGCGCTGTTCTACAACTCGGGCATCCACGCCACCATCGCCGGCGTCGTCCTCGCCTTCCTCGTTCCCGTCCGCGGCAAGGCCGGCGGCGAGGTCGCCGAAACCCTCAACAGCCGCTTCCACCCGCTCTCGGCGTTCATCGCGGTGCCGATCTTCGCGCTCTTCGCCGCGGGCGTCTCGCTCGGCGGGGCGTCGCGCTTCCCCTTCGACCCGATCGCGATCGGCATCATGCTCGGCCTCGTCATCGGCAAGCCGCTCGGCATCACGCTCACGACCTGGCTCCTCACGCGGTTCACCCGGGCAACCCTCGGCTCCTCGGTGCGCTGGCGCGAGGTCATTGGCGTCGGCGCGCTCGCGGGCGTGGGCTTTACCGTCGCGATGCTCGTCTCCGAGCTGAGCTTCACCAACGAAAGCGACATCGATACCGGCCGCCTCTCGGTGATGGTCGCGTCGCTGCTCGCGGTCGCCGTCGCCGCTGCAGTGCTCATGCCTGGCCAACGCAAGCGGGCGGACCAGCCGATCACCCAGGCGAACCTCGTCGTCGACTAG
- a CDS encoding DUF998 domain-containing protein, with translation MITAPRLSQPNEDARPTAGRAVRALALPLAVLQLATIAAEIIVSFAFKPRYDWVTNTISELGVGGCTTEFDPRHGVEACSPLAGVMNGAMILSGICLILLAIVLRRSDGFGGLAGVLWAVAGAGSIATGLVSLDTSPVLHQIVSMPLFFGGPLAIAIGAFQFTGGPRVVGATLGCIALALGVVFSTTDWVYGFGGIIERLVIWPALAWVVFVAARARNHAAPSR, from the coding sequence GTGATCACAGCCCCTCGTCTTTCCCAGCCCAACGAGGACGCCCGGCCCACGGCGGGACGGGCCGTGCGCGCCCTCGCGCTGCCGCTTGCGGTGCTGCAGCTGGCGACCATCGCAGCCGAGATCATCGTGTCGTTCGCGTTCAAGCCCAGGTACGACTGGGTCACGAATACGATCAGCGAGCTCGGCGTCGGTGGCTGCACGACCGAGTTTGATCCTAGGCACGGCGTCGAGGCTTGTTCGCCGCTCGCCGGCGTGATGAACGGCGCGATGATCCTCTCCGGTATCTGCCTGATCCTTCTCGCCATCGTGTTGCGCCGGTCTGACGGGTTCGGCGGGCTTGCCGGCGTGCTGTGGGCGGTCGCCGGGGCGGGGAGCATCGCCACCGGGCTCGTCTCTCTCGATACGTCTCCGGTGCTGCACCAAATTGTTTCCATGCCACTCTTCTTCGGCGGGCCCCTCGCGATTGCCATCGGAGCGTTTCAGTTCACCGGCGGGCCGCGCGTTGTTGGCGCGACACTCGGCTGCATCGCCCTGGCGCTGGGAGTGGTCTTCAGCACGACGGACTGGGTGTACGGGTTCGGTGGCATCATCGAACGCCTCGTGATCTGGCCGGCGCTCGCCTGGGTGGTCTTCGTCGCAGCGCGCGCGAGAAACCACGCGGCCCCGTCGCGCTAA
- a CDS encoding TspO/MBR family protein, whose amino-acid sequence MTPHPPIWRQVATGIGLLAAVALVAFLGSQATIPNTEGWYAEATKVPWNPPNSVFGPAWSVLYVLIAVAGWLVWRSGWRSREPNAASTALTLFTIQLVLNAVWTPVFFAGYPVIGEAAWWVALAIIVALIGCVIAFAISAARWSKVAAWLMVPYLLWLLFATSLNAGIIALN is encoded by the coding sequence ATGACTCCACATCCTCCCATCTGGCGCCAAGTTGCGACAGGCATCGGCCTCCTCGCTGCCGTCGCCCTCGTAGCCTTCCTCGGGTCGCAGGCGACCATCCCCAACACCGAGGGGTGGTACGCGGAAGCGACGAAGGTCCCGTGGAACCCGCCGAACAGCGTCTTCGGCCCGGCATGGTCCGTCCTCTACGTACTCATCGCTGTCGCGGGATGGCTCGTCTGGCGCAGCGGGTGGCGCTCGCGCGAGCCGAACGCCGCAAGCACGGCGCTCACGCTCTTCACCATCCAGCTCGTGCTGAACGCCGTCTGGACCCCCGTGTTCTTTGCCGGGTACCCGGTGATCGGCGAGGCCGCCTGGTGGGTTGCGCTGGCCATCATCGTCGCGCTCATCGGTTGTGTCATCGCATTTGCCATCTCCGCCGCGCGGTGGTCGAAGGTGGCGGCCTGGCTCATGGTCCCCTATCTGCTCTGGCTGCTCTTCGCGACCTCGTTAAACGCCGGCATCATCGCACTCAACTAG
- a CDS encoding inositol monophosphatase family protein, translating to MPEQPSAPSADLAFALELADLADSISLPRFRAADLRVDTKPDRTFVTDADRAVEDALRGRIEAERPDDGFFGEESGREDKGARRWILDPIDGTSNFLRGVPNWATLIALEVDGVQTVGVVSAPGFGMRWWAEIGGGAWGQELGKDPRQLHVSGVSDLEHASLSFQSIEQWRLAGYLDSLLALEQATWRDRAYGDMWSYMLLAEGLVDIVAEFDVKAYDLAALVPIVTEAGGRFTDIEGNESAWNGSSLATNGRLHDAVIATVAAARK from the coding sequence ATGCCCGAGCAGCCCTCAGCCCCGTCCGCCGATCTCGCGTTCGCACTCGAGCTCGCGGATCTCGCAGATTCGATCTCACTCCCCCGCTTCCGCGCGGCCGACCTGCGCGTCGACACGAAGCCCGACCGCACGTTCGTGACCGACGCAGACAGGGCGGTTGAGGACGCCCTCCGCGGCCGGATCGAGGCCGAGCGGCCGGACGACGGGTTCTTCGGCGAGGAATCCGGACGCGAGGACAAGGGCGCGCGGCGCTGGATCCTCGACCCGATCGACGGCACCTCGAACTTCCTGCGCGGCGTTCCGAACTGGGCGACGCTCATCGCACTCGAGGTCGACGGCGTGCAGACCGTCGGCGTCGTCTCGGCTCCCGGCTTCGGCATGCGCTGGTGGGCGGAGATCGGCGGCGGCGCCTGGGGCCAGGAGCTCGGGAAGGATCCGCGCCAGCTGCACGTCTCCGGTGTGAGCGACCTCGAGCACGCCTCACTGAGTTTCCAGTCGATCGAACAGTGGCGGCTCGCGGGCTACCTCGACTCGCTGCTCGCGCTCGAACAGGCGACGTGGCGCGACCGCGCCTACGGCGACATGTGGTCGTACATGCTGCTCGCTGAGGGCCTCGTCGATATCGTCGCCGAGTTCGACGTGAAAGCGTACGACCTCGCGGCGCTCGTGCCGATCGTGACCGAGGCGGGCGGCCGCTTCACCGATATCGAGGGCAACGAGAGCGCCTGGAACGGCAGCTCGCTCGCCACGAACGGTCGACTCCACGACGCGGTCATCGCGACCGTCGCCGCCGCCAGGAAGTAG
- a CDS encoding DUF3054 domain-containing protein has translation MTTSASATTVPSAQRASAAAIAGALALDAILIVVFAAIGRGSHAREATLLGPLETAWPFLAGLAISWLLALAWRRPAAILRTGLPVWIGTVALGMLFRALTGQGTALPFVIVATLTVGAFLLGWRLIALLVSRGRSRAAAGPQR, from the coding sequence GTGACCACTTCAGCCTCAGCCACCACCGTTCCCTCCGCCCAGCGAGCGTCCGCCGCAGCGATCGCGGGTGCGCTCGCGCTTGACGCGATCCTCATCGTCGTGTTCGCGGCAATCGGGCGCGGGAGCCACGCCCGCGAGGCCACGCTCCTCGGCCCGTTGGAGACCGCCTGGCCGTTCCTCGCCGGGCTCGCGATCAGCTGGCTGCTCGCGCTCGCCTGGCGGCGCCCTGCAGCGATCCTGCGCACCGGTCTCCCCGTCTGGATCGGCACGGTCGCCCTCGGCATGCTGTTCCGGGCGCTGACCGGCCAGGGAACCGCGTTGCCGTTCGTCATCGTCGCGACGCTGACCGTGGGCGCATTCCTGCTCGGCTGGCGGCTCATCGCGCTCCTCGTGTCGCGCGGCCGCTCGCGGGCCGCCGCCGGCCCGCAGCGTTAG
- a CDS encoding SRPBCC family protein — MGRLSSAAATMHTLSMTAMEEASRLGARDTDIDHLFIALVASEQTAGQVLRGLGVTLAAARQAVADQHAEHLLGLGIDGAAQQPGPIVFNETSGYEWTRRASDVLNHVSAKTSDGSASAVLAALIGEPSGFIADVLARLDVEPRDVRERLEEAARIPDFGGEHAGVGPGARTPRALTRAVTGFVPASPNAVWALLTDPERMPEWEEMLESVDPASITPSPGSGAALAAGATWEGCGRTHAPDGKPLRARPSLNRISFELIEACEPTRIAWRLSFPDEPSANTRLLELELEHAAGGTTLRARITWERRRERRTLQGWALRPVSRMLLWLQATKIVGGISRVFRSA, encoded by the coding sequence ATGGGCAGGCTCAGTTCGGCCGCGGCGACGATGCACACGCTGTCGATGACCGCGATGGAGGAGGCCTCCCGGCTTGGCGCTCGCGACACCGACATCGATCACCTGTTCATCGCGCTCGTCGCGAGCGAGCAGACGGCCGGCCAGGTGTTGCGCGGCCTCGGGGTGACGCTCGCTGCCGCGCGGCAAGCGGTCGCGGATCAGCACGCCGAACACCTCCTCGGCCTGGGCATCGACGGCGCCGCGCAGCAGCCAGGGCCAATCGTGTTCAACGAGACGAGCGGCTACGAGTGGACGCGGCGCGCGAGCGACGTGCTCAACCATGTCTCGGCGAAGACGTCGGATGGCAGCGCATCCGCGGTGCTCGCCGCCCTGATCGGCGAACCGAGCGGTTTCATCGCTGACGTGCTGGCACGCCTCGATGTCGAGCCCCGCGATGTTCGAGAACGCCTCGAGGAGGCCGCACGCATCCCGGACTTCGGGGGCGAACACGCAGGCGTAGGCCCTGGCGCCCGCACTCCGCGAGCGTTGACCCGTGCGGTCACCGGCTTCGTCCCGGCGTCGCCGAACGCGGTTTGGGCCTTGCTGACGGATCCGGAGCGGATGCCCGAGTGGGAAGAGATGCTCGAATCTGTCGACCCGGCGTCGATCACCCCGTCGCCCGGCTCAGGGGCAGCGCTAGCCGCTGGCGCGACCTGGGAGGGTTGCGGTCGCACGCATGCGCCCGATGGCAAGCCCCTTCGTGCACGGCCATCGCTGAATCGCATCTCGTTCGAGCTGATCGAAGCCTGCGAGCCGACCCGGATCGCCTGGCGGCTCAGCTTCCCCGACGAACCGAGCGCGAACACGCGGCTGCTCGAACTTGAGCTTGAGCACGCCGCAGGCGGCACGACGCTGCGTGCCCGGATCACGTGGGAGCGGCGTCGGGAACGGCGGACGTTGCAGGGCTGGGCGTTGCGCCCCGTGAGCCGGATGCTGCTCTGGCTGCAGGCGACGAAGATCGTAGGCGGGATCAGCCGCGTCTTCAGATCTGCCTAA
- a CDS encoding ABC transporter ATP-binding protein has product MSLVEVSELHRVFRLGSRGRASAADVTAVNRVSFSIDRGESVGLVGESGSGKSTIARILVGLERPDSGEVRLGGVDRLAPARGREARLARARAVQMVFQDPNGSLDRRLTVAETLGRAMRLHGIAASSADARTRTLALLDRVGLSERHADAKPHELSGGQRQRVAIARALAVEPELLVLDEAVSALDVSVQAQVLDLLSDIRQETGVGYLFVSHDLAVIQEVCDRVLVLYRGTVVEEGTTAEVLGAPEHAYTKLLISSTPGPGWDPERVVRDRMSFTQAIALDQV; this is encoded by the coding sequence ATGAGTCTTGTCGAAGTATCCGAACTGCACCGGGTGTTCAGGCTCGGCAGCAGAGGGCGGGCCTCGGCCGCCGACGTGACCGCGGTGAACCGCGTGAGCTTCTCGATCGACCGGGGAGAATCAGTGGGGCTCGTCGGCGAATCGGGATCGGGCAAGTCCACGATCGCCCGCATCCTCGTCGGCCTCGAACGGCCGGACTCCGGCGAGGTCCGGCTCGGCGGTGTCGACAGGCTCGCGCCAGCGCGGGGTCGCGAGGCGCGGCTCGCGCGCGCCCGTGCGGTGCAGATGGTATTTCAGGATCCGAACGGCTCACTCGACCGGCGGCTCACCGTCGCAGAGACCCTCGGACGGGCGATGCGCCTGCACGGGATTGCGGCGTCCAGCGCTGACGCGCGCACTCGCACACTCGCGCTGCTCGATCGTGTTGGCCTGTCCGAGCGCCACGCGGATGCGAAGCCACACGAGCTCTCTGGAGGGCAGCGACAGCGCGTCGCGATTGCGCGTGCACTCGCCGTCGAGCCCGAACTGCTCGTGCTCGATGAAGCCGTGTCGGCACTCGACGTATCGGTCCAAGCCCAGGTGCTCGACCTGCTCTCGGACATTCGGCAGGAGACCGGCGTCGGGTACCTGTTCGTGAGCCACGACCTCGCGGTCATCCAGGAGGTCTGCGACCGCGTGCTCGTGCTCTACCGCGGGACCGTGGTCGAGGAAGGGACGACAGCCGAGGTGCTTGGGGCGCCCGAGCACGCGTACACGAAGCTGCTCATCTCGTCGACGCCGGGCCCCGGCTGGGACCCGGAGCGGGTCGTGCGCGACCGCATGAGTTTCACCCAGGCGATCGCGCTCGACCAGGTTTAG
- a CDS encoding ABC transporter ATP-binding protein has translation MLLQIENLSLSFAGDDGPIPVLRGVSLNVDRGELVGLVGESGSGKSTTVRAALRLYGEEAELGGSVRIDGQEMLGADPATLRRVRADDTALVQQDPRAALNPVRRVGDSLTERLIRVHGRPRAEAHDTVRELLTAVGLTHPERRMRQYPHEMSGGMLQRVVIAGALSTHPSLIFADEATSALDVTTQAEVIAIVQRQIRERGLGVLFITHDLHLAAAICDRVHVLKHGEIVESLAGDRLFADATHPYTRSLISAAPTMTRGSAA, from the coding sequence ATGCTGCTGCAGATCGAAAACCTATCATTGAGCTTCGCGGGCGACGACGGCCCGATCCCCGTGCTGCGCGGGGTGAGCCTCAACGTCGACCGCGGCGAACTCGTCGGCCTCGTCGGCGAGTCCGGCTCCGGGAAATCAACAACCGTTCGTGCCGCGCTCCGCCTGTACGGCGAGGAGGCCGAGCTTGGCGGAAGCGTGCGGATCGACGGGCAGGAGATGCTCGGCGCCGACCCGGCGACGCTCAGGCGCGTGCGCGCGGACGACACCGCACTCGTGCAACAGGATCCCCGTGCCGCGCTGAACCCCGTGCGCCGCGTGGGGGATTCGCTCACCGAGCGGCTCATCCGCGTGCACGGCCGACCCCGCGCCGAAGCTCACGACACCGTGCGGGAACTGCTCACCGCCGTCGGGCTCACCCACCCCGAACGCCGAATGCGGCAGTACCCGCACGAGATGTCAGGCGGCATGCTGCAGCGCGTCGTCATAGCCGGTGCGCTGAGCACGCACCCATCGCTCATCTTCGCCGACGAAGCAACGAGTGCGCTCGACGTGACGACCCAGGCCGAGGTCATCGCGATCGTGCAACGCCAGATTCGCGAGCGCGGCCTCGGCGTGCTGTTCATCACTCACGACCTGCACCTTGCCGCGGCAATCTGCGACCGGGTGCACGTGCTCAAGCACGGAGAAATCGTCGAATCGCTCGCTGGCGACCGTCTCTTCGCCGACGCAACACACCCGTACACGCGCTCGCTCATTTCCGCGGCGCCAACGATGACGCGAGGGAGCGCCGCATGA
- a CDS encoding ABC transporter permease: MTALLPPRLRKRTARQSSPFSFWLSAGFLAVVALVAVLGRFLAPYAPEEIDFAALWGSPSAAHLLGTDQMGRDLLSRIMTGTADTLVGPIALLAIATVLGVTIGMLAAWRGGWVDTLLARITDVMFAFPGLLFVVLVIAVFGKGPVTAVVALALAYTPVIAKFTRSLALSEISKAYIDAYRTQGMGGLAICVRGVVPNLLPPLVGYLVVLFGEALMSIATLSFLGFGAQPPSSEWGLMVQEGQAGIVQGHFLPTLIPGAAIALVVIAVNVVGVRIADRLLARK, translated from the coding sequence ATGACCGCGCTCCTCCCTCCACGGCTCCGCAAGCGCACCGCGCGGCAGAGCAGCCCGTTCTCGTTCTGGCTGTCGGCGGGCTTCCTCGCGGTCGTCGCCCTTGTCGCGGTGCTTGGCCGATTCCTCGCGCCGTACGCGCCCGAGGAGATTGATTTTGCCGCGCTCTGGGGCTCACCGTCCGCGGCCCACCTGCTCGGCACCGACCAGATGGGACGAGATCTGCTGTCGCGCATCATGACGGGCACCGCAGATACGCTCGTCGGGCCGATTGCGCTGCTTGCGATCGCGACCGTGCTCGGCGTCACGATCGGCATGCTGGCCGCGTGGCGCGGCGGCTGGGTCGACACGCTGCTCGCCCGCATCACCGACGTGATGTTCGCGTTTCCTGGGCTGCTCTTCGTCGTGCTCGTGATCGCTGTCTTCGGCAAAGGTCCGGTCACGGCGGTGGTCGCGCTCGCCCTCGCGTACACGCCGGTGATTGCGAAGTTCACGAGATCCCTCGCGTTGAGCGAGATCTCGAAGGCGTACATCGACGCGTACCGCACCCAGGGAATGGGCGGGCTCGCGATCTGCGTCCGCGGCGTCGTTCCGAACCTGCTGCCGCCGCTCGTCGGCTACCTCGTCGTGCTGTTCGGCGAAGCGCTTATGAGCATCGCGACCCTGAGCTTCCTCGGCTTCGGCGCGCAGCCACCGAGCTCCGAATGGGGCCTGATGGTGCAGGAGGGGCAGGCCGGAATCGTGCAGGGACACTTCCTGCCGACGCTCATTCCAGGCGCCGCGATCGCGCTCGTCGTGATCGCGGTGAACGTTGTCGGTGTTCGCATCGCAGACCGGCTGCTGGCAAGAAAGTAG
- a CDS encoding ABC transporter permease has translation MPHAIRKLAGMLVTLVIASFIIFAAMFAAPGDPVTFLIGNPENMTPERIASVRAQYHLDQPMLAQYWHWASGALTGNFGESFKYHQPVADIMAARIPTTLSLVAYAAVLLVIFGIGLGVVAAVRRRTAVDSLIVSGTTLAASIPSFVLGIALVALFSVQLRWFPVAGIGSGGVGAQLYHLTLPALTLAITALAIVSRVTRQTMIEQFTSEHVEAARATGLRERFIVRDHVLRNAWGPIITMVALVIASMIAGTVAVETVFGLSGVGSLLVDAINTHDFPVVQAVLLFMVVAYMIVTTVVDLLLPVLDPRISAKVATR, from the coding sequence ATGCCCCACGCAATCCGTAAGCTCGCCGGCATGCTTGTCACGCTGGTGATCGCTTCCTTCATCATCTTCGCTGCGATGTTTGCGGCGCCGGGTGACCCCGTCACATTCCTGATCGGGAACCCCGAAAACATGACCCCGGAGCGGATTGCGAGCGTCCGGGCCCAGTACCACCTGGACCAGCCGATGCTGGCGCAGTACTGGCACTGGGCCTCGGGCGCCCTCACCGGAAACTTCGGTGAATCGTTCAAGTACCACCAGCCCGTCGCCGACATCATGGCGGCCCGGATCCCGACCACGCTGTCGCTCGTCGCATACGCCGCGGTGCTGCTTGTCATCTTCGGGATTGGCCTGGGCGTCGTCGCGGCGGTCCGCCGCCGGACCGCCGTCGACTCGCTCATCGTCAGTGGCACGACACTCGCCGCGAGCATCCCATCGTTTGTGCTCGGCATCGCCCTCGTCGCGCTGTTCTCGGTGCAGCTCCGCTGGTTCCCGGTGGCAGGCATCGGCAGCGGCGGCGTCGGGGCGCAGCTCTATCACCTCACGCTGCCGGCGCTCACCCTCGCGATCACGGCCCTCGCGATCGTCAGCCGTGTCACGCGCCAGACGATGATCGAACAGTTCACGTCCGAGCATGTCGAGGCGGCGCGCGCGACAGGCTTGCGCGAGCGGTTCATCGTGCGCGACCACGTGCTGCGCAATGCCTGGGGTCCGATCATTACCATGGTCGCCCTGGTCATCGCATCGATGATCGCCGGAACCGTCGCCGTCGAGACGGTGTTTGGCCTCTCCGGCGTTGGGTCCCTGCTCGTCGACGCGATTAACACCCACGACTTCCCAGTCGTGCAAGCAGTGCTCCTGTTCATGGTGGTGGCATACATGATCGTGACCACCGTGGTTGACCTGCTGCTTCCAGTGCTCGATCCCCGAATCTCAGCGAAGGTGGCCACGCGATGA
- a CDS encoding ABC transporter substrate-binding protein: MSAVTLTALALTGCSASGPSSATSDDPAADVPFGPSTPAAAGPLASVTWMLGGEPTTLDADIDATTADDTVLANVCDRLMQVQPDLSLGEGIAESAEWIDDTHVVFTIRQGAEFHDGSPLTTDDVLWSMQRHAAEGAAESDEYGNVVDMQKTGDNEITVTTSQPDAIFVQAMAGDGGIVWNPRVIEAEGDKFGKPGSASACSGPYEVTSWDAGAQLTITKAANYWNPDRAGLVDEIVFRWADESAIVNSLTTGEAQGAFLENAAGAKAFLASDSVGVFQGPSTNAWVLESTAKGALTDERLRQALSLSLNREGIAQSAFGGLAEPWKTPVGAGAWGYEQDAFQAAYDALEGAPAEPSDDDIAAAKALVDEAGAPADPIVVASNGSSAHNVIANALVDAASKIGLSAEILTVPAVQYGDLYSDEALRNQADLWPDEYYISKNDPIGFYKNGKSDAGVNFVGFSDPEYDALVAEGYAATDDAERAGIAIKLQQKWVDHAVWLPVVATPATLVMSNDVTGVPSSAAFIYYPWAADLGSTEG, from the coding sequence GTGAGTGCCGTCACACTGACGGCGCTCGCACTGACAGGCTGTTCCGCGAGCGGCCCAAGCTCTGCGACCTCGGACGATCCGGCGGCGGACGTGCCGTTCGGCCCGAGTACCCCGGCGGCGGCAGGGCCGCTCGCCTCGGTGACATGGATGCTCGGCGGTGAGCCGACGACCCTCGACGCGGACATCGACGCGACGACGGCCGACGACACCGTGCTCGCCAACGTCTGCGACAGGCTGATGCAGGTGCAGCCCGACCTGTCGCTCGGCGAGGGCATCGCCGAATCGGCGGAGTGGATCGACGACACCCACGTCGTCTTCACGATCCGCCAGGGCGCGGAGTTCCATGACGGCAGCCCCCTCACGACCGACGATGTCCTCTGGAGCATGCAGCGCCACGCGGCCGAAGGCGCCGCCGAGTCCGACGAGTACGGCAACGTCGTCGACATGCAGAAGACCGGAGACAACGAGATCACCGTCACGACGAGCCAGCCCGACGCGATCTTCGTGCAGGCGATGGCCGGCGACGGCGGCATCGTGTGGAACCCGCGCGTCATCGAGGCGGAGGGCGACAAGTTCGGTAAGCCCGGCAGCGCCTCCGCATGCAGCGGGCCGTACGAGGTGACGAGCTGGGACGCTGGCGCGCAGCTCACCATCACCAAGGCCGCGAACTACTGGAACCCCGACCGTGCCGGGCTCGTCGACGAGATCGTGTTCCGGTGGGCCGACGAATCTGCAATCGTGAACTCGCTCACGACGGGTGAAGCCCAGGGCGCGTTCCTCGAGAACGCCGCCGGCGCGAAGGCGTTCCTCGCGAGCGACTCGGTCGGCGTCTTCCAGGGCCCATCCACGAACGCGTGGGTACTCGAGTCGACCGCAAAGGGTGCGCTCACCGACGAGCGGCTCCGCCAGGCGCTGTCGCTGTCGCTCAACCGCGAGGGCATCGCACAGTCGGCATTCGGCGGGCTCGCCGAGCCGTGGAAGACCCCCGTTGGCGCGGGCGCCTGGGGCTACGAGCAGGACGCGTTCCAGGCCGCATACGACGCCCTCGAGGGTGCGCCCGCTGAGCCCAGTGACGACGACATCGCCGCCGCGAAGGCGCTCGTCGACGAGGCCGGTGCACCCGCCGACCCGATCGTCGTCGCCTCGAACGGCTCCTCCGCGCACAACGTCATCGCCAACGCGCTCGTCGACGCGGCGAGCAAGATCGGCCTGAGCGCCGAGATCCTCACCGTTCCCGCCGTGCAGTACGGCGACCTCTACAGTGACGAGGCGCTCCGAAATCAGGCCGACCTCTGGCCCGATGAGTACTACATCTCGAAGAACGACCCGATCGGGTTTTACAAGAACGGCAAGAGCGACGCGGGCGTGAACTTCGTCGGCTTCTCTGACCCCGAATACGACGCCCTCGTCGCCGAAGGCTACGCGGCAACTGATGACGCCGAGCGCGCCGGGATCGCGATCAAGCTCCAGCAGAAGTGGGTCGACCACGCAGTGTGGCTGCCGGTCGTCGCCACCCCCGCGACGCTCGTCATGTCAAACGATGTCACCGGCGTTCCCTCGTCGGCGGCGTTCATCTACTACCCCTGGGCAGCCGACCTCGGCAGCACGGAGGGCTAA